The Mycolicibacterium parafortuitum nucleotide sequence CGAGTACGACGGCACGAAGCCCATCGCGCTGCGGCCGGGACCACCGAAGGCCTGCAGCAGCTGTTGCAGGATCTCGTTGGAACCGTTGGCGGCCCAGACGTTCTCGACGCCGACCGGGTTGCCGGTCTTGGCAGTCAGGTAACGGGCCAGGTCGGTGCGCAGCGCGACCGCGTCGCGGTCGGGGTAGCGGTGCAGCTCCCCCGCCACCTCGCGCACCGAGGCGGTGACGTCGTCGATCAGCGCCTGGGTCGGCGGGTGCGGGTTCTCGTTGGTGTTCAGCCGTACCGGAACTACGAGTTGTGGTGCGCCGTAGGGCGATTTTCCGCGCAGGTCGTCCCGCAGCGGCAAGTCGTCCAACGTCACCTTGTCACCGAGACTCATAGCAGTCCGCTCTTCGCGCAAGCGCTCATCGTCACCGCTCAAACCTCCGGCGCACTGCTTCGCCGTGGCTGGGCAGGTTCTCGGCGTTGGCCAGCGTGATCACGTAGCCGGACACGTCTTTGAGCGCGGCCTCGCTGTAGTCGACGACGTGGATGCCGCGCAAGAACGTCTGCACCGACAGACCACTGGAATGCCGTGCGCATCCGGCGGTGGGCAGCACATGATTCGAGCCCGCGCAGTAGTCGCCGAGGCTCACCGGCGACCACGGGCCCACGAAAATCGCCCCGGCCGAACGGATCCGGTTCGCGACCGCTGATGCGTCGGCGGTCTGGATCTCCAGGTGTTCGGCCGCGTACGCGTTGACGGTCCGTACCCCGGCCTCGACGTCGTCGACGAGCACGATCGCCGACTGCTGCCCACTCAGCGCGGCGGTCACGCGTTCGCGGTGCACGGTGGTCTCCAGCTGCACTGCCAGCTCGCGGTCGGTCGCATCGGCCAGATCGGTGCTGTCGGTGACGAGCACGCTGGCCGCCATCTCGTCGTGCTCGGCCTGACTGATCAGGTCGGCGGCCACGTGCACCGGGTCGGCGGTGTGGTCGGCCAGGATCGCGATCTCGGTCGGGCCCGCCTCGGCGTCGATGCCGACCTGCGAGCGGCAGATCCGCTTGGCGGCGGTGACGTAGATGTTGCCGGGCCCGGTGATCATGTCCACCGGCGCCAGTTCGGTGCCGTCGGTGTCGACGCCGCCATAGGCGAGCAGTGCGACGGCCTGTGCACCGCCGACGGCCCACACCTCGTCGACGCCGAGCAGCGCGGCGGCGGCGAGGATCGTCGGGTGCGGCAGCCCCTGGAACTGCTCCGGGTTGGTCTTCTGCGGCGGGCTCGCGATCACCAGCGAGTCCACCCCGGCGGTCTGTGCCGGCACGACGTTCATCACGACGCTCGACGGGTAGACGGCGTTGCCGCCGGGCACGTACAGCCCGACCCGTTCGACGGGCACCCACCGCTCCGTTACGGTCGCGCCCGGCGCGAGGGTGGTGGTGGTGTCGGTGCGGCGCTGATCGGCGTGCACGGTGCGGGTGCGCTCGATCGCGACCTCGAGCGCGGTGCGCACGTCGTCGTCAAGTGTGGCGAGGGCTTCGGCGAGCTTCGCGGCGGGCACCCGGACCGTGTCGGGCCGGATACCGTCGAACGACGCGCCGTAGTCGAGTGCAGCCTCGGCGCCTCGTTGGGCGACGGCATCGACGATCGGGCGGACCTTCGGCACCACGGCGTCGACGTCGACCCCACCACGCGGCAGCGCGCCGCGCAGGCGGGCCGCCGACAGCGTCGTTCCGCGCAGATCGATGCGCCGCAGGAGCCTTGGCGTTACATTCACGTCGACCATTCTCCCAGAGCAGACCAAATCGGTTATGGAGGCGTCATGCGAGCCAGCGAGCACCCCAACAACGCTCCGGGCGTACCGATGATCTTTCCGCCGTGGCTGGAGAACCTGCAGGTCAAATACATCAACCGGCTGATCAGGCCGTTCTCGAAGCGGATGCCCGGTCTCGGGGTGATCAAGCATCGCGGACGCACGTCGGGCAAACCGTACGAGACGATCGTCACTCCGTACCGCAAAGGCGACGTGCTCGCGATCGGGCTGGCACACGGCAAGACCAACTGGGTCAAGAACGTCCTCGCCGCCGGTGAGGCCGATATCCAGATCGGTAAGAAGACCTTTCACCTGGTGCGGCCGCGGGTGTTGCCGGCCGGGACCGTCGACGAATCGCTGCCCCGGATGGCCCGGATCGTCGGGAAGCAGTCCGGGGTGTTCGTCGCGGATATCGCTTGACCCGACCTGCCAGACTGACGCCATGACCTGGCAGATGTGGCTGGCATTCTTCGGCGCCGCGATCGCGATCGCGGTCTCGCCGGGTGCGGGTGCCGTGCAGTCGATGGCGACCGGCCTGACCCACGGCGTCAAGCGTGGGTACTGGAGCATCGTCGGCCTGGAGGTCGGGTTGATGCTGCAGCTGACCCTGGTGGCCGTCGGTCTCGGTGCCGCGGTCGCGAACTCGATCCTCGCGTTCACGATCATCAAGTGGCTCGGCGTGGCGTATCTGGCCTACCTGGCATACCGGCAATGGCGCAGCGCCGCGATCAACCTCGACGCCCAGATCGACCGGGCGATGGACGGCGGACGCCTCGCGCTGCTGGTGCGTGGCTTCCTCGTCAACGCGACCAACCCGAAGGGCCTGCTGTTCTTTCTGGCCGTGATGCCGCAGTTCGTGAACCCGGGCGCCCCGCTGCTGCCGCAGTACCTGGCCATCGGCGTGACGATGGTGGCCGTCGACATGGTCGTGATGGGCTTCTACACCGCGCTGTCGGTGCGACTGCTGGCGTGGCTGCGCACCCCGCGGCAACAGACGCTGCTCAACCGCGTGTTCTCGGGCCTGTTCGCGACCGCCGCCGTGGTGCTGGCGTTCGTCCGCCGCGGCCCGGCGCCTGTGTAACTATCCGCAGTGGCCGTGGACCGCCGCACTCGCCGCTTCGGCATCCCGCAGCCTGCCGGCCTGCTCGGGATCGTCGTTGGGTACGCCCGCGGTCGCGGCGGCGCCGATGTCCATCAACTCGTTGGCGAACGTGCGGACGTCCTCGGCCAGCTCGGGCGGGGTCGCCGGATCGAGCTTCGCGAGCAGGTACTGACCGCCGTCGAACAGCGCGATGCGGGCATTGGCCGCGACGGCGAGCGCACCGGCGATGTCACCCGGCGGAGTCGCGTTGGTGTTGGTCGCGACGCCGGACCGCACGGTCTCGAAAGCCGCGCAGACGGAGTTCTTCGCGTCTGCGCGCTGGGCGTCGGTGTAGCCGGGATCACCCCCGAACGTGCGCATCAACGCGACGACGGCCACGCCGAGCGCCAACACCGCGGCCACGAGTGCCGTTGCCTTCATCGGTCAGAGATCTTCATCGACTAGAGATCCAGGCCGAGGTCGAGCACGCGCACCGAATGCGTCAATGCGCCCACCGCGAGGTAGTCGACCCCGGTACCCGCGTATTCGGCGGCGTTCTCCAGGGCGAGACCGCCGGAGGATTCCAGTTTCGTCTGCGGCGACCGCGAGTCGCGTCGCTGCACGGCGATCTGGGTCTGCCACACCGGGAAATTGTCCAACAGCACCAGTTCGACCCCCTCGGCGAGCACCTCGTCGAGTTGCTCCAGTGAGTCGACCTCGACCTCACATGGCAGATCCGGTGCAGCCGAACGTACTTCACGCAGCGCGGCGACCACGGATCCGGCCGCGGCGACGTGGTTGTCCTTGATCAGCGCGGCGTCGCCGAGACCCATCCGGTGGTTGACCCCGCCGCCGACCCGGACCGCGTACTTCTGCAGAGCCCGCAACCCGGGCAACGTTTTACGGGTGTCGCGGATCTCGG carries:
- a CDS encoding LysE family transporter: MTWQMWLAFFGAAIAIAVSPGAGAVQSMATGLTHGVKRGYWSIVGLEVGLMLQLTLVAVGLGAAVANSILAFTIIKWLGVAYLAYLAYRQWRSAAINLDAQIDRAMDGGRLALLVRGFLVNATNPKGLLFFLAVMPQFVNPGAPLLPQYLAIGVTMVAVDMVVMGFYTALSVRLLAWLRTPRQQTLLNRVFSGLFATAAVVLAFVRRGPAPV
- the nadC gene encoding carboxylating nicotinate-nucleotide diphosphorylase, with the protein product MRLTDTERAEARAVIARALEEDLQYGPDVTTMATVGADATTTGSMVAREAGVLAGAELAVMVLDEVIGAGNYSIEQQSPDGTRMEPGAVALSVKAPTRGLLTAERTMLNLVCHLSGIATATAAWVDAVSGTKAEIRDTRKTLPGLRALQKYAVRVGGGVNHRMGLGDAALIKDNHVAAAGSVVAALREVRSAAPDLPCEVEVDSLEQLDEVLAEGVELVLLDNFPVWQTQIAVQRRDSRSPQTKLESSGGLALENAAEYAGTGVDYLAVGALTHSVRVLDLGLDL
- the hisD gene encoding histidinol dehydrogenase, with product MVDVNVTPRLLRRIDLRGTTLSAARLRGALPRGGVDVDAVVPKVRPIVDAVAQRGAEAALDYGASFDGIRPDTVRVPAAKLAEALATLDDDVRTALEVAIERTRTVHADQRRTDTTTTLAPGATVTERWVPVERVGLYVPGGNAVYPSSVVMNVVPAQTAGVDSLVIASPPQKTNPEQFQGLPHPTILAAAALLGVDEVWAVGGAQAVALLAYGGVDTDGTELAPVDMITGPGNIYVTAAKRICRSQVGIDAEAGPTEIAILADHTADPVHVAADLISQAEHDEMAASVLVTDSTDLADATDRELAVQLETTVHRERVTAALSGQQSAIVLVDDVEAGVRTVNAYAAEHLEIQTADASAVANRIRSAGAIFVGPWSPVSLGDYCAGSNHVLPTAGCARHSSGLSVQTFLRGIHVVDYSEAALKDVSGYVITLANAENLPSHGEAVRRRFER
- a CDS encoding nitroreductase family deazaflavin-dependent oxidoreductase, with the protein product MRASEHPNNAPGVPMIFPPWLENLQVKYINRLIRPFSKRMPGLGVIKHRGRTSGKPYETIVTPYRKGDVLAIGLAHGKTNWVKNVLAAGEADIQIGKKTFHLVRPRVLPAGTVDESLPRMARIVGKQSGVFVADIA